From Candidatus Doudnabacteria bacterium, a single genomic window includes:
- a CDS encoding deoxyribonuclease IV, with amino-acid sequence MRIGTHVSIAGGIWKAPGNAAKVRAEVFQIFSRSPHGGPVKPITPEVAKQFQDEMKKHKLDTFYIHTPYFINLSSVKNNIYYGSISVVRQELDRGSLLGCRAIMTHLGSFGELTDEEGLERVAKAIGKIMEGYTGATQLLLEISAGAGRIVGDTFEEIAAILDHKLLKGKNIGVCFDTCHAFASGYDLRDKKVVEESLKQFEKVIGFEKLIMVHANDSKAELGMHLDRHENIGQGHIGLAGFKALVDHKVLGKRDWILETPKDDPKDDPKNIAILEKFRK; translated from the coding sequence ATGCGAATAGGCACACATGTTTCAATTGCCGGCGGGATCTGGAAAGCGCCGGGGAACGCCGCGAAAGTCAGGGCCGAAGTGTTTCAGATCTTTTCGCGCTCGCCGCACGGCGGGCCGGTAAAACCCATCACGCCTGAAGTGGCGAAGCAGTTCCAGGACGAAATGAAAAAGCACAAGCTGGATACTTTTTATATCCACACGCCTTATTTCATAAATCTTTCGTCAGTAAAAAATAATATTTATTACGGTTCCATTTCCGTGGTCCGCCAGGAACTGGATCGAGGCTCACTTTTGGGATGCCGCGCGATCATGACGCATCTGGGCAGTTTTGGCGAGCTGACCGACGAAGAAGGTTTGGAAAGAGTTGCCAAAGCTATCGGCAAGATCATGGAAGGCTATACAGGCGCAACTCAGCTGCTTTTGGAAATTTCGGCGGGTGCGGGGAGGATCGTGGGCGATACATTTGAGGAAATTGCTGCGATCTTGGACCATAAACTTTTGAAAGGCAAGAATATCGGTGTGTGTTTTGATACTTGCCATGCTTTTGCTTCGGGTTATGATCTAAGGGACAAAAAAGTCGTAGAGGAAAGCCTGAAACAATTCGAAAAAGTCATCGGGTTTGAAAAATTGATCATGGTCCATGCTAATGATTCCAAAGCGGAATTGGGCATGCATCTGGACCGGCACGAAAATATAGGACAGGGACATATCGGGCTTGCGGGATTTAAAGCCCTGGTTGATCATAAAGTTTTGGGAAAACGGGATTGGATCCTGGAAACGCCGAAAGATGATCCGAAGGACGATCCGAAGAATATTGCAATTTTGGAAAAATTCAGAAAATAA
- a CDS encoding AI-2E family transporter, which produces MSERHDTINISTVTLLKIVFIVLLFCFLWVVRDVLLIFLIAIIISSAIDPVADFFLQYRIPRILSVTFVYIVFLGLVVLIGFLIVPPVTSQFEAIKSADVYQAFISKIGVYSENLSHSALGQAINNSFNDLANNFGGTLFATTRGVLTGIASLILVLVISFYLTVEENGMKNFIKHLSPYKHQAYVMKLVTKIQRKMGSWLLGQIILSAVIFGLVFIGLTVLNVQFALVLALVAGLLEIVPIIGPFIGLAIGVFFAFLQSPALALAVLILWFIILQLEAHVIVPILMSKSVGINPIMVILAVLVGATLGGVVGALIAIPVASGISVFINDIMDGQIGEPPA; this is translated from the coding sequence ATGAGCGAACGCCACGACACAATCAATATTTCCACAGTAACTTTATTGAAGATCGTTTTCATCGTCCTTTTATTTTGCTTTTTATGGGTGGTGCGGGACGTGCTGTTGATATTTTTGATCGCTATCATCATCTCATCGGCCATCGATCCGGTGGCGGATTTTTTTCTCCAGTACAGAATTCCCAGAATCTTGAGCGTGACATTTGTATATATAGTCTTTCTGGGGCTCGTGGTACTGATAGGTTTTTTGATCGTGCCGCCGGTAACATCACAATTCGAAGCCATCAAAAGCGCGGACGTTTACCAGGCGTTTATTTCCAAAATCGGCGTCTATAGCGAAAATTTGAGCCATTCGGCGCTCGGCCAGGCCATTAACAACAGCTTTAATGATCTGGCCAACAATTTCGGCGGTACGCTGTTTGCCACCACCAGAGGGGTCTTAACAGGGATCGCTTCCCTGATCTTGGTGCTCGTGATCTCATTCTACCTGACGGTAGAGGAAAACGGCATGAAGAATTTCATTAAACATCTGTCGCCTTACAAACATCAGGCTTATGTCATGAAGCTGGTCACGAAGATCCAGCGCAAAATGGGCTCCTGGCTTTTGGGACAGATAATTTTATCTGCTGTCATCTTCGGTCTGGTCTTTATCGGCCTGACGGTTCTGAATGTGCAATTCGCCCTCGTTCTGGCCTTGGTTGCGGGTTTGCTCGAGATCGTCCCGATCATCGGGCCGTTCATCGGACTGGCCATCGGCGTATTCTTCGCATTTTTGCAGAGTCCGGCCCTGGCTTTGGCCGTATTGATCCTTTGGTTCATCATTCTGCAACTGGAAGCCCACGTGATCGTGCCCATCCTTATGAGCAAAAGCGTGGGCATAAACCCGATCATGGTCATTTTGGCCGTTTTGGTCGGAGCAACGCTGGGAGGAGTAGTCGGAGCATTGATCGCCATCCCGGTGGCCAGCGGAATTTCGGTATTTATCAACGACATCATGGACGGGCAGATCGGAGAACCTCCGGCCTGA
- a CDS encoding polyribonucleotide nucleotidyltransferase, which yields MKKGNVSLDLAGKKFSLETGVLALQADGSVLAKLGDTVVLATAVMSKNLREGMEYFPLLVDYEERLYAAGKIKGSRFIKREGRATDEAILSGRLIDRTIRPLFPDGMRNDVQVVATILSVDEVNDPDVVAINAASAALSISRIPFDGPVAAVRVGRDKGQFILNASYKEREGGDLDLVVSGTAEHILMVEAGAKQITEDDMIAAIKFAQPHLADLIKLQNDLIKQVGEAKAEVKRELADEKVLAEVEKFATDKLQKALYGTFSKEIREKQNEAVREETHAHILEVFADKGAEERALNHKLHTNLALEKVTKKIVRANILEKELRVDERKLNVTRPVSCEVGVLPRTHGSALFNRGETQILTTVTLGSSGDAQILDGMEDFTVDGTVKRYIHHYNFPGYSVGEVAPMRGPGRREVGHGALAERAVEVVMPPKEKFPYTLRLVSEALGSNGSTSMGSTCGSTLALMDAGVPIETMIGGVAMGLVLDVGSGKFKVLTDIQGIEDANGDMDFKVTGSEKGITAMQMDVKTKGLTVEILDQALKQARDGRMHILDVMKKTIDKPRAEMSPLAPRIETMQINPERIRDVIGTGGKIINKIIADTGVKIDIEDSGLVMVASNNAEGMKKALEIIHNLTREIKIGEVFKGKVVRIMDFGAFVELTPGHDGMCHISELAWHRVGAVEDVVKIGDELEVKVVEIDHMGRINLSHKVLIPRPEGGTIDDRPHDRGPRRDNGNGRHFGRH from the coding sequence ATGAAAAAAGGTAATGTTAGTTTGGATCTAGCCGGCAAGAAATTTTCTCTTGAAACCGGCGTTTTGGCTTTGCAGGCCGACGGCTCTGTTTTGGCCAAACTTGGAGACACCGTGGTTTTGGCCACGGCAGTCATGAGCAAAAATTTGCGCGAGGGCATGGAATATTTTCCGTTGCTGGTGGACTATGAGGAACGGCTTTATGCCGCAGGCAAGATCAAAGGCTCTAGGTTTATCAAGCGCGAAGGCCGGGCAACCGACGAAGCAATTCTTTCCGGCCGCCTGATCGACCGCACGATCCGTCCTTTGTTTCCGGACGGCATGCGTAACGACGTGCAGGTCGTGGCGACTATTCTTTCTGTTGATGAAGTGAATGATCCGGACGTGGTGGCGATCAATGCCGCGTCAGCAGCTCTCAGCATTTCTCGTATTCCGTTTGACGGTCCGGTGGCTGCGGTGCGAGTGGGACGCGATAAAGGGCAGTTCATTCTCAACGCTTCTTATAAAGAGCGCGAAGGAGGCGATCTGGATCTCGTGGTCTCAGGCACCGCGGAACATATACTGATGGTGGAAGCGGGCGCTAAGCAGATCACGGAAGACGATATGATCGCTGCGATTAAATTTGCCCAGCCGCATCTGGCTGACCTGATCAAACTGCAAAACGATCTTATCAAGCAGGTAGGTGAGGCCAAGGCGGAAGTTAAGCGCGAACTGGCCGATGAAAAGGTTTTGGCTGAAGTGGAAAAATTCGCTACAGATAAATTGCAAAAGGCCTTGTACGGCACTTTCTCCAAAGAAATCCGCGAAAAGCAGAACGAAGCTGTGCGCGAAGAAACCCATGCTCATATTCTCGAAGTATTTGCAGATAAAGGCGCTGAGGAGCGCGCCTTGAACCACAAGCTTCACACGAACCTAGCTCTGGAAAAGGTGACCAAGAAGATCGTCCGCGCAAACATTTTGGAAAAAGAACTGCGCGTTGATGAAAGAAAACTGAATGTCACCCGGCCTGTGTCCTGTGAAGTCGGTGTCCTGCCCCGTACGCACGGCTCGGCTTTATTTAACCGCGGTGAAACACAGATCCTGACCACAGTGACACTCGGCTCCTCAGGCGATGCGCAGATCCTTGATGGCATGGAAGATTTTACAGTGGACGGCACGGTGAAAAGATATATCCATCACTACAATTTTCCGGGATATTCAGTAGGAGAAGTGGCTCCCATGCGGGGGCCGGGCCGGCGCGAAGTGGGACACGGCGCCTTGGCTGAGCGCGCAGTAGAAGTTGTCATGCCGCCAAAAGAAAAATTCCCGTATACGTTAAGGCTGGTGTCCGAAGCTTTGGGCTCCAACGGTTCCACTTCCATGGGTTCAACTTGCGGCTCCACATTAGCTCTCATGGATGCCGGGGTGCCGATAGAAACTATGATCGGGGGCGTGGCCATGGGTTTGGTCCTGGATGTAGGCAGCGGTAAATTCAAAGTTCTGACCGACATTCAGGGAATTGAAGATGCGAACGGCGATATGGATTTTAAAGTTACTGGTTCGGAAAAGGGCATTACCGCCATGCAGATGGATGTGAAGACCAAGGGTCTGACTGTGGAAATTCTGGACCAGGCGTTGAAGCAGGCCCGCGACGGGCGCATGCATATTCTGGATGTCATGAAAAAAACCATTGATAAGCCGCGTGCGGAAATGTCGCCTTTGGCGCCCAGGATCGAGACCATGCAGATCAATCCCGAAAGGATCCGCGATGTCATCGGCACCGGCGGCAAAATTATCAATAAAATTATTGCCGACACAGGAGTTAAAATAGACATTGAAGACTCGGGCTTGGTCATGGTGGCGTCCAACAATGCCGAAGGCATGAAAAAAGCTTTGGAAATAATCCATAATCTGACCAGGGAAATTAAAATCGGTGAAGTCTTCAAAGGAAAAGTCGTGCGGATCATGGACTTCGGCGCTTTCGTGGAACTGACTCCCGGCCATGACGGCATGTGCCATATCTCAGAATTGGCGTGGCACAGGGTCGGAGCAGTTGAAGACGTGGTCAAGATCGGCGATGAACTGGAAGTCAAAGTTGTTGAAATAGACCACATGGGCCGGATCAACCTTTCACACAAAGTTTTGATCCCGCGGCCGGAAGGCGGGACGATCGACGACCGTCCGCACGACCGGGGCCCTCGGCGCGACAACGGCAACGGCAGGCATTTCGGGAGACACTAA
- a CDS encoding pitrilysin family protein: MYNKKVFKNGLTLLTVPIPTALSITMSVFVKAGSRYEQPRVNGISHFLEHLHFKGTKKYPTAKRLSEVVDSVGGDFNANTGKEHTQYYIRAASGHLPLIMDVLTELVQNPLFDEKEIEREKGVIIEEINMYKDNPQIHIESLFEEAMWPDTALGRDIAGTADIIRSVKRSDILDYRKKWYHPSNMIIAIAGKFDQNELEELIGKSWGRISDKPGGKFAAIVKRSGLPKLSVQNKPSEQAHMMVGFAALDYNSKLNPELQLLSTILGGGMSSRLFLQIRERRGLAYYVGASSNNYLDTGNFYVRAGLKVTSAPEAMEVILAEVMKMTNERVAPRELKKAKEYIKGKIVLAMEDPHGTLDWYLTQAAFMKKIETPKEAFAKIDKITSGEIQDLAKKLFVKNTLTAAVIGPFADRSVFEKKLKL, translated from the coding sequence ATGTATAACAAAAAAGTTTTCAAGAACGGCTTAACGCTCCTGACCGTACCGATCCCGACCGCGCTGTCCATCACGATGTCGGTATTCGTCAAAGCGGGAAGCCGGTACGAACAACCCCGGGTCAACGGCATCTCGCATTTCTTGGAGCATTTGCATTTTAAAGGCACGAAAAAATATCCGACAGCGAAAAGATTGTCCGAAGTTGTGGATTCCGTCGGAGGCGATTTTAACGCCAACACGGGCAAAGAACACACTCAATATTATATCCGCGCGGCCAGCGGACATCTGCCGCTGATCATGGACGTGCTCACCGAACTGGTGCAGAATCCGCTGTTTGATGAAAAAGAAATTGAGCGCGAAAAAGGCGTGATCATCGAAGAGATAAACATGTATAAGGATAATCCGCAGATCCACATTGAGTCGCTGTTCGAAGAAGCCATGTGGCCGGATACCGCGCTCGGCCGCGATATCGCGGGAACCGCGGACATCATCCGCTCCGTAAAAAGATCCGATATTTTGGACTATCGCAAGAAATGGTACCATCCTTCGAACATGATCATCGCCATCGCCGGCAAGTTCGACCAAAACGAACTTGAGGAACTGATCGGGAAATCTTGGGGCAGGATCTCTGATAAGCCCGGGGGAAAATTTGCGGCGATCGTGAAAAGATCAGGCCTGCCTAAACTTTCGGTTCAAAACAAGCCCAGCGAACAGGCGCATATGATGGTTGGTTTTGCCGCGCTTGATTATAACAGCAAGCTCAATCCGGAACTGCAGCTGCTGTCAACCATCCTCGGCGGCGGCATGAGCTCCAGATTGTTTCTGCAGATCCGGGAACGCCGGGGATTGGCGTATTACGTCGGAGCATCATCAAATAATTATCTGGACACAGGGAATTTTTATGTCCGAGCAGGCCTTAAGGTAACCTCAGCTCCTGAAGCGATGGAGGTGATCCTTGCTGAAGTTATGAAAATGACAAATGAAAGGGTCGCTCCCCGCGAACTTAAGAAAGCCAAGGAATATATCAAAGGCAAGATCGTTCTGGCCATGGAAGACCCGCATGGCACGTTGGACTGGTATCTGACCCAAGCGGCGTTCATGAAAAAAATCGAAACGCCAAAAGAGGCTTTTGCCAAAATCGACAAGATCACTTCCGGTGAAATTCAGGATTTGGCGAAAAAATTGTTTGTTAAAAACACCCTCACCGCCGCAGTCATCGGACCGTTCGCGGACAGATCGGTTTTTGAAAAGAAATTGAAGTTATAA
- a CDS encoding glycine--tRNA ligase, which yields MKKQENDLMDKIISLAKRRGFIFPGSEIYGGLANSYDYGPLGTELINNIGYVWWKKMVQQRADMVGLRGPIIMNPKVWEASGHIKNFSDPLVECKICHMRFRADKPAEIAAHEQTHKGKSVEWTEPKNFNLLFKTFIGTTEDDKSTVYLRGETAQTMFTDFKLVLESMRRKLPFGIAQIGRAFRNEITTGNSIFRTKEFTIAELEYFVAPGEDDKAFDEWLKYQQEFFLKDLGLKKENIKTVELPKDELAHYSKRTVDTYYKFPFGWDEMAGIANRTDYDLKNHIELSGANLKYKDPATEKEFIPYVIEPTFGLDRLMLAVLVDAYSESDARSGKEDAVHETEVTLRLPKELAPIKIAILPLSRKEELMKPCQEILQTLNKHWMCQYDETASIGKRYRRQDEIGTPYCLTVDFETANDNSVTVRDRDTMAQERIKIGELVNYFKEKLNC from the coding sequence ATGAAAAAACAAGAAAATGACCTGATGGACAAAATAATCTCGCTCGCAAAAAGGCGGGGTTTTATATTTCCCGGCTCGGAAATTTACGGGGGACTGGCCAACAGCTATGATTACGGGCCGCTGGGAACGGAATTGATAAATAATATCGGCTATGTGTGGTGGAAAAAAATGGTTCAGCAAAGGGCGGACATGGTCGGACTGCGGGGCCCGATAATCATGAATCCGAAAGTCTGGGAAGCGTCGGGGCACATCAAGAATTTCAGCGATCCGCTCGTGGAATGCAAGATCTGCCACATGCGTTTTCGCGCTGACAAGCCTGCTGAGATCGCGGCACATGAACAGACACATAAGGGCAAATCTGTAGAATGGACCGAACCGAAAAATTTTAATTTACTGTTCAAAACATTTATCGGAACGACGGAAGATGACAAATCCACGGTTTATCTGCGCGGGGAAACTGCGCAGACCATGTTCACGGATTTTAAACTGGTTTTGGAATCCATGCGCCGCAAACTGCCGTTTGGCATCGCGCAGATCGGTAGGGCTTTCCGGAACGAAATTACGACGGGTAACTCGATTTTCCGCACGAAGGAATTTACGATCGCGGAATTGGAATATTTTGTCGCGCCGGGAGAAGACGATAAAGCTTTTGACGAATGGCTCAAATATCAGCAGGAATTTTTTCTAAAAGACCTTGGATTAAAAAAAGAAAACATCAAAACTGTGGAACTGCCGAAAGATGAACTGGCGCACTACTCCAAGCGCACGGTGGATACGTATTACAAATTTCCGTTCGGCTGGGACGAGATGGCCGGAATTGCAAACCGCACTGATTATGACCTCAAGAACCATATTGAGTTATCCGGGGCAAACTTAAAATACAAGGATCCGGCAACTGAAAAAGAATTTATCCCATATGTGATCGAACCGACTTTTGGGCTGGATCGGCTGATGCTGGCCGTGTTGGTTGATGCATATTCCGAATCTGATGCCCGTTCCGGCAAAGAAGACGCGGTGCATGAAACCGAAGTGACTTTGAGATTGCCGAAAGAATTGGCGCCGATCAAGATCGCCATCTTGCCCCTGTCGCGAAAAGAAGAATTGATGAAACCTTGCCAAGAAATATTGCAGACACTCAATAAGCACTGGATGTGCCAGTACGATGAGACTGCATCCATCGGCAAAAGATATCGCCGGCAGGATGAGATCGGCACGCCTTATTGCTTGACGGTGGACTTTGAAACTGCCAATGATAATTCCGTGACGGTGCGCGACAGGGATACAATGGCGCAAGAAAGAATAAAGATTGGTGAATTAGTAAATTATTTTAAAGAAAAGTTGAATTGTTGA
- the metG gene encoding methionine--tRNA ligase, with protein MVEEQKKFYITTPIYYVNDKPHIGHAYTTIAADVVARLHRLLGEDVFFLTGTDEHGAKIAQAAEKSGKSPKEFVDEISAKFSFAWDSLGIAPDKFIRTTDKEHIVAVGKFLNKLKDSGKLYEGEYEGLYCVGHEAFIKESELVNGLCPEHKTKPLHLKEKNWFFKLSEYQKILEEKISDNDFVIRPEARRNEVLSFVRQGLEDIAISRPNVKWGIPLPWDENQTVYVWVEALFNYCSAIGYGEDEENFRKFWPADAHLMAKDIIKFHCVIWPALLLAIGEEIPKKVFAHGFFTVDGQKMSKTVGNVIDPNDWVAKYGPDAVRYFLLREVPFGQDGDVSEEKLKARFNGDLANGLGNLFSRVTDMIEKYLDGQIEDFADSPKDLSGAWESFYNFDFSEGLVLIWKEIAWANQLIDKSKPWELVKTDPDKVKTLLLSLAALLLEIAAKLSPIMPETAQKIKSVLESGEIKKPEPLFQKID; from the coding sequence ATGGTAGAAGAGCAGAAAAAATTCTATATCACCACGCCGATATATTATGTGAATGATAAACCGCACATTGGCCACGCCTATACCACTATCGCGGCCGACGTCGTGGCCCGTCTTCACAGGCTTTTGGGCGAGGACGTGTTTTTTCTCACGGGCACTGATGAGCACGGAGCCAAGATCGCGCAAGCTGCAGAAAAGAGCGGCAAGTCGCCGAAAGAATTCGTAGACGAGATCTCCGCCAAGTTTTCGTTTGCCTGGGATAGCTTAGGCATCGCGCCGGATAAATTTATACGTACCACTGATAAGGAACATATAGTAGCAGTGGGTAAGTTTTTAAATAAACTGAAAGATTCCGGCAAGCTTTATGAAGGAGAATACGAAGGTTTGTATTGCGTGGGTCATGAGGCTTTTATCAAAGAGTCGGAACTGGTCAACGGCCTGTGTCCGGAGCATAAGACCAAGCCTCTGCATTTGAAGGAAAAAAATTGGTTTTTTAAATTATCCGAATACCAAAAGATCCTGGAAGAAAAAATTTCCGATAATGATTTCGTGATCAGGCCGGAAGCCAGGCGCAACGAGGTTCTGTCTTTCGTCAGGCAGGGCCTGGAGGATATCGCGATCTCAAGACCTAACGTTAAGTGGGGGATCCCTTTGCCCTGGGACGAAAACCAGACCGTATATGTCTGGGTGGAAGCCTTGTTCAATTACTGTTCCGCTATTGGTTATGGCGAAGATGAGGAGAATTTCAGGAAATTTTGGCCGGCGGATGCACATCTCATGGCCAAAGATATCATAAAATTTCATTGCGTTATCTGGCCGGCGCTTTTGCTTGCTATCGGCGAGGAAATTCCCAAGAAAGTATTTGCGCACGGGTTTTTTACCGTTGACGGGCAGAAAATGAGCAAAACCGTGGGTAACGTTATCGATCCGAATGACTGGGTGGCGAAGTACGGACCGGACGCCGTGCGCTATTTTCTGTTGCGTGAGGTGCCGTTCGGACAGGACGGGGACGTCAGCGAGGAAAAATTGAAAGCGCGCTTTAACGGCGATCTGGCGAATGGCCTGGGCAATTTGTTTTCCCGCGTGACCGATATGATAGAAAAATATCTTGACGGCCAGATCGAGGATTTCGCGGACTCGCCAAAAGACCTGTCAGGCGCCTGGGAATCGTTCTATAATTTTGATTTTTCCGAAGGATTGGTATTGATCTGGAAAGAGATCGCCTGGGCCAACCAGCTGATAGACAAATCCAAGCCCTGGGAACTGGTCAAGACCGATCCTGACAAAGTAAAAACCCTGCTGTTAAGTTTGGCCGCGCTATTGCTTGAGATCGCGGCAAAATTATCGCCCATCATGCCCGAAACAGCCCAGAAGATCAAATCGGTGCTGGAGTCAGGAGAAATAAAAAAACCTGAGCCGCTTTTCCAGAAGATTGATTAA
- the tgt gene encoding tRNA guanosine(34) transglycosylase Tgt: protein MFSITKKDSKTKARTGIIQTAHGEVHTPVFLPIGTKGAIKSIAAEELRFWGAEMILANTYHLWQRPGDGLIAKAGGLHKFMNWKGAIFTDSGGFQVFSLGKMVKVTDGGVRFQSDLDGSTFVLTPEASVQIQLNLGSDIALVLDEFPAAEAEKSTVKAMVARTALWAHRAVAEHIKLVGNSINPMQAQWGIVQGAIFKDLRKQSAEEIQSLNFPGYCIGGVANGGESEELMYRAVDYSIPYLEEEKPKHLLGVGTPSQIVQAVALGCDSFDCVIPTREARHGKFYVNLKPQDGDGYFTMNIFNEEFKEAFEPIDNTCNCYGCVNYTRAYIRHLFMSEEPLGLRLATMHNLRFYLNLMQRIREHIESDKFSQLLRVYKDRTK from the coding sequence ATGTTTTCAATTACGAAAAAAGATTCTAAGACCAAGGCCCGAACTGGCATTATTCAAACCGCGCACGGAGAAGTCCATACGCCGGTGTTTTTGCCCATCGGCACCAAAGGCGCCATCAAATCCATTGCCGCGGAAGAACTGCGGTTCTGGGGCGCGGAAATGATCCTAGCCAACACGTATCATTTGTGGCAGCGGCCCGGAGACGGCCTGATCGCGAAAGCCGGCGGACTGCATAAATTTATGAACTGGAAAGGCGCGATCTTTACCGACTCCGGCGGATTCCAGGTTTTTTCCCTGGGTAAAATGGTGAAAGTAACGGACGGGGGAGTCAGATTTCAATCTGACCTGGACGGCTCAACTTTTGTTTTGACGCCGGAAGCGTCTGTTCAGATCCAGTTAAACTTGGGCTCAGACATAGCATTGGTCCTGGATGAGTTTCCTGCGGCAGAAGCGGAAAAATCCACGGTCAAAGCCATGGTGGCGCGAACCGCATTGTGGGCGCATCGGGCTGTGGCTGAGCATATCAAACTTGTGGGAAATTCCATAAATCCCATGCAAGCGCAGTGGGGAATTGTCCAAGGAGCGATCTTTAAAGATCTGCGCAAACAGTCTGCTGAAGAAATTCAGAGCCTGAATTTTCCCGGATACTGTATTGGCGGAGTGGCCAACGGCGGCGAATCAGAAGAGCTGATGTACCGGGCAGTGGATTATTCCATCCCGTATTTGGAAGAAGAAAAACCCAAACATTTGCTGGGAGTGGGCACGCCTTCCCAGATCGTCCAAGCAGTTGCTTTGGGCTGCGACAGTTTTGACTGCGTCATTCCCACACGTGAAGCGCGCCACGGCAAATTTTATGTGAATTTAAAACCGCAGGACGGGGACGGGTATTTTACAATGAACATTTTTAATGAAGAATTCAAAGAGGCTTTTGAACCGATCGACAACACTTGCAACTGCTATGGGTGCGTAAATTATACGCGTGCATACATCCGTCATTTGTTCATGTCCGAAGAGCCCTTGGGCCTGCGGCTTGCGACTATGCACAATTTAAGATTTTATCTCAACCTCATGCAGAGGATCCGCGAGCACATTGAATCCGATAAATTCAGCCAGCTGCTGAGGGTTTACAAAGATCGGACAAAGTGA
- a CDS encoding metallopeptidase family protein, protein MNDEEFEQLVNDGIEAIPQKFLDLLNNVAIVIEQEPNPEQIQKHNLVHGRTLLGLYEGVPQSRRGANYTAVLPDKITIFRGPILRIAVEPDRIKQMVKDTVWHEIAHHFGMDEAEVRKAETKRRARGK, encoded by the coding sequence ATGAACGACGAAGAGTTTGAACAATTGGTCAATGATGGGATTGAGGCCATTCCTCAGAAGTTTTTGGATCTGCTGAATAATGTGGCTATCGTGATCGAGCAGGAGCCGAATCCCGAACAGATACAAAAACATAATCTTGTCCATGGCAGGACTCTTTTGGGCTTGTATGAAGGCGTGCCGCAGAGCAGACGCGGCGCAAATTATACGGCTGTCCTCCCGGACAAGATCACGATCTTCCGCGGGCCGATTTTGCGCATAGCTGTCGAGCCCGATAGGATCAAGCAAATGGTCAAAGATACCGTCTGGCATGAGATCGCCCATCATTTCGGCATGGATGAAGCGGAGGTCAGGAAGGCTGAGACGAAAAGACGGGCGAGAGGGAAGTAG
- a CDS encoding DUF5666 domain-containing protein: protein MSNKYRLLLAASLMGSLALAAPAFAQGPQGIGRVGHMGMMRGNGVFGSVTAISGNNLTVASKMRPMANTTTTSATYTVDATNATVTKNGAASTVSNIAVGDMVMVQGTVNGTSVIATKINDGIMMRKPGVFGTVATINGNTLTVTSKVWSKGNTSAATSTTYTVDDTNATVTKNGAASSVSNIAVGDTVMVQGTVNGTSITATAINDGMPPRPNKGQNPLIEGNGQPVIAGTVSAINGNTLTVANKNVTYTVDATSATVTKNNAASAVSSIAVNDSVIVQGTTNGTNVTASSITDHSASTTTSANGTTNQHLGFFGSIGNFFKHLFGF from the coding sequence ATGTCTAACAAATATCGTTTGCTTTTAGCTGCAAGTTTAATGGGAAGTTTGGCTCTGGCAGCGCCGGCATTTGCCCAAGGCCCCCAAGGTATAGGCCGCGTGGGTCATATGGGCATGATGCGCGGCAATGGCGTATTCGGTTCAGTCACCGCAATTAGCGGCAACAATTTGACTGTGGCCAGCAAAATGAGGCCGATGGCCAACACTACAACAACTTCCGCAACCTACACAGTAGATGCCACCAATGCCACGGTGACTAAAAACGGTGCAGCATCTACCGTTTCAAACATCGCCGTGGGTGATATGGTTATGGTCCAGGGAACAGTGAACGGAACGAGCGTCATTGCTACAAAAATCAACGACGGAATAATGATGAGAAAACCCGGCGTGTTTGGCACCGTTGCTACAATTAACGGCAACACCTTGACCGTCACAAGCAAGGTTTGGTCAAAGGGAAATACCTCGGCTGCCACATCTACTACCTACACTGTAGACGACACCAATGCCACTGTCACCAAAAACGGTGCAGCATCTTCCGTTTCAAACATTGCAGTCGGTGATACTGTCATGGTCCAGGGAACCGTGAACGGCACAAGTATCACGGCTACCGCGATTAATGACGGAATGCCTCCACGTCCGAATAAGGGACAAAACCCGCTCATTGAGGGCAATGGCCAGCCGGTCATCGCCGGCACAGTGAGCGCCATCAACGGCAATACTTTAACCGTTGCGAACAAAAACGTCACTTACACTGTGGATGCTACCAGCGCCACAGTAACGAAAAACAATGCGGCCTCTGCTGTTTCAAGCATCGCAGTCAATGACAGCGTGATCGTTCAAGGAACAACCAATGGCACCAATGTTACCGCCTCTTCCATAACGGATCATTCAGCATCTACAACCACTTCAGCAAACGGCACAACCAATCAGCACCTCGGATTCTTTGGCAGTATCGGCAACTTCTTCAAACACCTCTTCGGATTCTAA